In Vanacampus margaritifer isolate UIUO_Vmar unplaced genomic scaffold, RoL_Vmar_1.0 HiC_scaffold_136, whole genome shotgun sequence, a genomic segment contains:
- the ndufc1 gene encoding NADH dehydrogenase [ubiquinone] 1 subunit C1, mitochondrial — MSVSSLLARSYFVHRVGSRTVFTSSKRDPYSPNWLRVGLAFGSSIFLWSLVADVSSSSEDSSAEEYVPDSHSTSDTSYIEPVSEILKSEGIPVMSY; from the exons atgagTGTGAGCAGTTTACTCGCGCGATCGTATTTTGTCCACAGAG TTGGGTCCAGGACTGTGTTTACAAGTTCGAAGCGCGACCCTTATTCCCCCAACTGGTTACGAGTGGGTCTTGCCTTTGGATCGTCTATTTTCCTGTGGAGTTTG gttgctgatgtatccagttcaagtgaggattcatcagcagaggaatatgttccagattctcacagtacttcggacacttcctacattgaacctgtttcagaaattctgaaatctgaaggtattccagtaatgagctattag
- the LOC144041123 gene encoding N-lysine methyltransferase KMT5A-A-like: MSVMRPQRAKVKPKEEVAYFSSLGKDKDGFTIKYINSFKGRGVFSSCSFQKGVFPTEYRGEVISKQERENRLRVYHDAQKVFMFEFHYNGKTLWFPLKHNLMKTPLSQTAPKLTRFQLTHNLKT; encoded by the exons atgtcagtcatgaggccacagagggcaaaagttaaacccaaagaagaggtagcatatttttcatccttaggtaaagacaaggatggcttcaccataaaatatattaattcattcaaag gtcgaggagtgttcagttcctgctcctttcagaagggagtctttcctactgaatatcgaggagaagttataagcaaacaggaacgtgaaaacaggctgagagtgtatcatgatgcccagaaggttttcatgtttgaatttcactacaatggaaaaacactatg gtttccactgaagcacaacctgatgaagacaccgctatcacagactgcgccaaagttgaccag gtttcaactgacgcacaacctgaagacatag